The following are from one region of the Stanieria sp. NIES-3757 genome:
- a CDS encoding 6,7-dimethyl-8-ribityllumazine synthase, translating to MAVFEGTFTQDASAWRFAIVIGRFNDLITDKLLSGCQDCLKRHGVDVNPHGSQVDYVWVPGSFEIPMMARQLAISGRYDAIICLGAVIRGQTPHFDYVSAEAAKGVAAASFQTGVPVVFGVLTVDTMQQALERAGVKSNLGWNYALSALEMASLMQQIQGIPPSLNKQSRLTPNSSGSSPALPEVANKNVVDNLQ from the coding sequence ATGGCTGTTTTTGAGGGAACTTTTACACAAGATGCGTCTGCTTGGCGATTTGCAATCGTGATTGGTCGTTTTAACGATTTAATTACCGATAAATTGCTATCTGGTTGTCAAGATTGTTTAAAACGCCACGGGGTTGATGTAAACCCTCACGGTTCTCAAGTTGATTATGTTTGGGTTCCTGGTAGTTTTGAAATCCCGATGATGGCTCGACAATTGGCTATTTCTGGTCGCTATGACGCGATCATTTGTCTTGGCGCAGTAATTCGCGGACAAACTCCTCATTTTGATTATGTTTCTGCTGAAGCTGCTAAAGGAGTTGCTGCTGCTAGTTTCCAAACGGGTGTGCCTGTTGTCTTTGGTGTTTTGACTGTTGATACGATGCAGCAAGCTTTAGAAAGGGCTGGTGTTAAAAGTAATCTTGGTTGGAATTATGCTTTAAGTGCGTTAGAAATGGCTAGTCTGATGCAGCAAATTCAGGGAATACCACCATCATTAAATAAACAATCTCGTTTAACTCCTAATTCATCGGGGTCTAGTCCTGCTTTACCTGAGGTTGCTAATAAGAATGTAGTGGACAATTTGCAGTAA
- a CDS encoding photosystem II core protein PsbZ, producing the protein MTFLFQLVLTLFVLFSFVMVIGVPVAYASPQNWDQSKSLIFLGSGLWVILVVLVAVLNFFVI; encoded by the coding sequence ATGACCTTTTTGTTTCAGTTAGTATTAACTCTTTTTGTCTTATTTTCCTTCGTGATGGTGATCGGAGTTCCTGTAGCTTATGCTTCTCCCCAAAATTGGGACCAGTCCAAATCCTTGATTTTCCTAGGTTCTGGTCTTTGGGTGATTTTAGTTGTCTTAGTTGCTGTTTTGAACTTTTTCGTTATATAA
- a CDS encoding HNH endonuclease: METLTPSVIVFSKNYLPLNRINLKRAITLLVTGKAEPIDLASDVIWEIRSPNLIVQVPAYIRLYNAPERAWRIPSVSRKEIFRRDRYQCQYCSNKKDLTIDHIIPLSKGGRNTWDNLVTACTACNSRKGDCTPEQVGMKLKTKPKPPMYPLLTFTDNFWKKTGFGLGA, from the coding sequence ATGGAAACTTTAACGCCATCGGTAATAGTCTTCTCGAAAAACTATTTACCTTTAAATCGAATTAATTTAAAAAGAGCTATTACATTATTAGTCACGGGTAAAGCTGAACCTATCGATTTGGCATCAGATGTAATTTGGGAAATCCGTTCTCCCAACTTAATTGTGCAAGTACCAGCTTACATTCGTTTATATAATGCACCAGAAAGAGCTTGGCGAATACCGAGTGTTTCACGAAAAGAAATCTTCCGACGTGATAGATATCAATGCCAATATTGCTCAAATAAGAAAGATTTAACTATAGACCATATTATTCCTCTTTCTAAAGGAGGAAGAAATACTTGGGACAACTTAGTAACAGCTTGCACAGCTTGTAACTCTCGTAAGGGAGATTGCACTCCTGAACAGGTAGGAATGAAGTTGAAAACCAAGCCTAAACCACCGATGTATCCTTTGTTGACTTTTACAGATAATTTCTGGAAAAAAACAGGATTTGGACTAGGTGCATAA